The Marinilongibacter aquaticus genome has a window encoding:
- a CDS encoding DEAD/DEAH box helicase has translation MINLLKTYQKRLTNLTSGNRSLLLLKPFRRQFFDLYSLDFVDGNPAFQYVDQVLNAQNKIKLCPNIDPRDGKSNALAQDLKLLSKTNETLKNERGAEDLYLGYPFVEGKLLDGTLVRCPLAFFPYELRLENNHWFLVRKDNPAFLNRSFLLAFAYFNKVTIEDELIEKSLDELGTGHQAFLTELYELLKESKVVLNFNSELFQTKIEAFPHKKKKDFDETAIGELKLFPQAVLGIFPQAGSYISSDYSELIQNGFSEKYQDLEAYLDKHQVPSRDIKEENLRLPLPVDASQEDAIRQIKAGKSMVIQGPPGTGKSQMICNLMADYAAEGKRVLLVCQKRAAIDTVYTRLSEVGMQSFLALVHDFKSDRRGLYDLLHRQIEGILAYKHENQSLNAIFLEREFDAVCRKIDKVVEELEIFKSALFDDSTFGKPIKELYLLCKGVKEKTLNLDQQYSFFHFDTLGSFLQDLETLERYRDHLENGTEEARFWTKRKDFSTHTLNELKDLKTSLYSITEVKTQAEALHSPFTLEVEKELELIELYQKLISDDKMFALLKFAAQDPENLNQKRNLANQIEQISLKEAILAIDQPEEALEQVETAWNKNNSLLGSISWKLLSKEKKQIYHLLHTLGLPEDEDQLEPLQLDLKQVIALRDIARSIGMKQEKPTITEVRDELNAQIAVAMLWADIDTHCDFFKEPLVSNTKPGFDQWIQNRKSCIDFIREHHAHWLQLFSFQQIEEIESRNLDQINQYLDTEFDNIQARDALFKSLSDVQKYCYRETTAHYESQFARNFEQNLMLYMIDDLESKNPKLRQVSSLQLEILEKELQELIMKKRKFSTDHLLLKLREHTYKNIEKNRLGNPTTYRELKHQVSKKRQIWPVRKLIEEFDHELFDLLPCWMASPETVSAIFPLKKEPIFDLVVFDEASQCFSENGLTAMLRGKQVVIVGDKQQLQPNDLYRIRFEEEKDEEVLLEVESLLDLASQFLPQTILKGHYRSKSIDLIDFANKTFYNNQLKLLPDFKELNDGEPAIEYIEVDGVWEKQVNRKEAQRVQELVRLFKSAGNHKSIGIVTFNFHQAEYISELLEESPNVTIKNIENIQGDEFDLVIFSVGYAPDSSGKMKLNFGSLSQKGGENRLNVAITRARERVIVVCSISPDKLNTENSANEGPKMLKAYLQYAQKVAAKDFVPTPASVLPNNWSMQLKNDILAENQSLTTELPFADLAEKNGQQYGRLLFTDDDHFYSAQSVKESFAYSPLILKQKGWELERAWSRNWWQQVKRPSLLSEGTAKTK, from the coding sequence ATGATAAACCTGCTAAAAACATACCAAAAGCGGCTCACAAACCTTACCTCTGGAAATCGTTCTTTGTTGCTCCTGAAACCTTTCAGAAGACAATTCTTTGATTTATATAGTCTGGATTTTGTGGACGGAAACCCGGCTTTCCAATATGTAGACCAGGTGCTGAATGCTCAAAATAAAATAAAACTATGCCCTAATATTGATCCACGAGACGGAAAAAGCAATGCTCTTGCCCAAGACTTGAAACTTCTGTCGAAAACCAACGAGACACTCAAAAACGAAAGAGGAGCCGAAGACCTTTACTTGGGCTATCCTTTTGTTGAAGGGAAATTGCTGGACGGTACGCTCGTGCGTTGCCCCTTGGCCTTTTTTCCATATGAACTCCGGCTGGAAAACAACCATTGGTTTTTGGTACGGAAAGACAATCCCGCTTTTTTGAACAGAAGTTTTTTACTCGCCTTCGCTTATTTCAACAAAGTGACCATTGAAGACGAGCTCATTGAAAAAAGCCTCGACGAACTCGGAACCGGACACCAAGCTTTTTTGACCGAACTTTATGAATTGCTGAAAGAAAGCAAAGTTGTTTTAAATTTCAATTCCGAGCTGTTCCAAACGAAAATAGAAGCCTTTCCGCACAAAAAGAAAAAGGACTTTGACGAAACCGCCATCGGCGAACTCAAACTGTTCCCACAGGCTGTGTTGGGCATTTTTCCACAAGCAGGCTCCTATATTTCTTCGGATTACAGCGAATTGATTCAAAACGGCTTTTCCGAGAAATACCAAGACCTTGAAGCCTATCTCGACAAACACCAGGTGCCTTCACGCGACATTAAAGAAGAAAACCTGAGACTTCCTTTGCCCGTAGACGCCTCACAAGAAGACGCCATTCGGCAAATCAAAGCGGGAAAATCGATGGTCATTCAAGGCCCTCCCGGCACAGGAAAATCGCAAATGATCTGTAACCTCATGGCCGATTACGCCGCCGAAGGCAAACGGGTGCTTTTGGTTTGCCAAAAACGAGCTGCCATCGACACCGTTTACACACGCCTAAGCGAAGTCGGCATGCAATCTTTTTTGGCTTTGGTGCACGATTTCAAAAGCGACAGACGCGGCCTTTACGACCTCTTGCACAGACAGATCGAAGGTATTTTGGCCTATAAGCACGAAAACCAAAGCCTCAATGCCATTTTTCTGGAAAGGGAATTCGATGCCGTATGCCGAAAAATCGACAAAGTTGTAGAAGAGTTGGAAATTTTCAAATCGGCCTTATTTGATGATTCTACGTTCGGAAAACCTATAAAAGAGCTCTATTTGCTTTGCAAGGGCGTCAAAGAAAAAACATTAAATCTCGACCAACAATATTCCTTTTTTCATTTCGATACGCTTGGCAGCTTCTTGCAAGACCTCGAAACCTTGGAACGTTACCGCGATCATTTGGAAAATGGCACAGAAGAAGCGAGATTCTGGACTAAAAGAAAAGATTTCAGCACGCATACGCTCAATGAGCTCAAAGACCTCAAAACCTCTCTTTATTCCATCACAGAGGTAAAAACACAGGCCGAAGCCCTGCACTCTCCGTTCACACTCGAAGTAGAGAAAGAATTGGAATTGATCGAACTGTACCAAAAGCTCATTTCTGATGATAAGATGTTCGCTCTTCTGAAATTTGCGGCACAAGATCCTGAAAACCTGAATCAGAAAAGAAATCTAGCCAATCAGATTGAACAAATAAGCCTCAAAGAGGCCATTTTAGCCATCGACCAACCCGAGGAGGCTTTGGAACAGGTAGAAACTGCTTGGAATAAAAACAACAGCCTTTTGGGTTCCATTTCTTGGAAACTCCTTTCCAAAGAGAAAAAGCAAATTTATCATTTGCTGCATACCTTGGGTTTGCCAGAAGACGAAGACCAACTGGAACCCCTTCAGCTGGATTTGAAGCAGGTCATTGCATTACGAGACATTGCCCGCTCAATTGGGATGAAACAGGAAAAGCCGACCATAACCGAAGTACGGGATGAACTGAATGCTCAAATTGCAGTGGCTATGCTCTGGGCGGATATCGATACGCATTGTGATTTCTTCAAAGAACCGCTCGTTTCGAATACGAAACCGGGCTTCGACCAATGGATACAAAACCGTAAAAGCTGCATAGATTTCATCCGTGAACATCATGCACACTGGCTGCAACTTTTTTCGTTTCAGCAAATTGAGGAAATTGAAAGCAGAAACCTCGACCAAATAAACCAATATTTGGATACCGAATTCGATAATATTCAAGCCCGCGACGCCCTGTTCAAGTCGTTGAGCGATGTCCAGAAATATTGCTATCGCGAAACAACCGCACATTACGAAAGCCAATTTGCTCGCAATTTTGAGCAAAACCTGATGCTTTATATGATCGACGATCTTGAATCGAAAAATCCGAAACTACGGCAGGTCAGCAGTCTGCAATTGGAAATTCTGGAAAAAGAATTGCAAGAGCTTATCATGAAAAAAAGGAAATTCAGTACAGATCACCTTTTGCTCAAACTGCGGGAACACACTTACAAAAACATTGAGAAAAACCGTTTGGGCAATCCCACCACATACCGGGAGCTCAAACATCAAGTCAGTAAAAAAAGGCAAATATGGCCTGTGCGTAAACTGATCGAGGAATTCGACCACGAGCTTTTCGATCTGTTGCCTTGCTGGATGGCTTCTCCAGAAACCGTTTCGGCCATTTTCCCTTTGAAAAAAGAGCCCATTTTTGATCTTGTGGTTTTTGACGAAGCTTCACAATGTTTCTCGGAAAACGGGCTGACCGCGATGCTGAGAGGAAAACAGGTAGTCATTGTCGGCGACAAACAACAATTGCAGCCCAACGACCTTTACCGGATTCGTTTTGAGGAAGAAAAAGACGAAGAAGTGCTTTTGGAAGTTGAATCTTTGCTCGATTTGGCTTCGCAATTTTTGCCGCAAACCATTCTGAAGGGACATTACCGAAGCAAATCAATCGATTTGATCGACTTTGCAAACAAAACCTTTTACAACAACCAACTCAAACTACTGCCGGATTTCAAAGAATTGAACGATGGCGAACCGGCCATCGAATACATCGAAGTGGACGGTGTATGGGAAAAGCAAGTAAACCGAAAAGAAGCTCAGCGAGTGCAAGAGCTGGTTCGCCTATTCAAGTCTGCGGGCAATCACAAAAGTATTGGCATCGTGACCTTCAATTTTCATCAGGCCGAATACATTTCAGAACTGCTGGAAGAGAGCCCCAACGTGACGATCAAAAACATCGAAAACATTCAAGGCGACGAATTTGATCTCGTCATTTTTTCGGTGGGTTATGCCCCAGACAGCAGTGGAAAAATGAAGTTGAATTTCGGCTCACTGAGCCAAAAAGGTGGCGAAAACCGTTTGAATGTGGCCATTACTCGGGCTCGCGAAAGGGTTATTGTGGTGTGCAGCATTTCGCCAGACAAGCTGAACACTGAGAATTCCGCAAACGAAGGACCGAAAATGCTGAAAGCATATCTGCAATATGCCCAAAAGGTTGCCGCAAAGGATTTTGTACCTACGCCTGCCAGCGTTTTGCCCAACAATTGGTCGATGCAATTGAAAAACGACATTCTCGCCGAAAACCAATCTTTAACCACGGAGTTGCCCTTTGCCGATTTGGCCGAAAAAAACGGACAACAATACGGC
- a CDS encoding acyl transferase has product MNIKDELKAAVLSLKPNDPNFEPLALEIFRYQAEQNPIYKAFLKNLQIDPLKVTHLEKIPCLPIQFFKTQEIVSGQIEIQHVFESSGTTSSLNAKHYIADLPFYEFSSIKAFEWLYGPLNNYHILALLPNYLEKGQSSLVYMVQGFIHNSFSQESGFYLDNIDELLRQLEALLRNSSRKILLWGVTFALLDLSEKTAELGFLKEFSDRLIVMETGGMKGRKKEMLREEVHDKLKNAFGVKSIHSEYGMTELLSQAYAQTDGLFQSAPSMRILLRDVNDPFSYLPSFQLGDGPKHKRNQTGGINVFDLANIDSCCFIETQDLGSYSDDYQHFRVVGRFDNSDIRGCNLMAIS; this is encoded by the coding sequence GTGAACATCAAAGACGAATTAAAGGCTGCTGTTCTTTCCTTAAAACCCAATGACCCCAATTTTGAACCTTTGGCATTGGAAATTTTCAGGTATCAAGCCGAGCAAAATCCAATTTACAAAGCATTTTTAAAAAACCTCCAAATCGACCCTTTGAAAGTCACACATCTTGAAAAAATACCCTGTTTACCCATTCAATTTTTCAAGACACAGGAAATCGTCAGCGGCCAAATAGAAATCCAGCATGTATTCGAAAGCAGCGGCACCACTTCGAGCCTGAACGCCAAACACTACATCGCCGACTTACCCTTTTACGAGTTTTCGAGCATAAAAGCTTTCGAATGGCTCTATGGCCCACTGAACAACTACCACATTTTGGCACTCTTGCCCAATTATCTGGAAAAGGGGCAGTCGTCGCTTGTCTATATGGTTCAAGGTTTTATTCACAACAGCTTCTCGCAGGAATCGGGCTTTTACCTCGACAATATAGACGAACTCTTGCGGCAACTCGAGGCTTTGCTACGCAACAGCAGCAGAAAAATATTGCTCTGGGGTGTGACTTTTGCCCTACTCGATTTGTCTGAAAAAACAGCAGAGCTTGGGTTCCTGAAAGAATTTAGCGACCGCTTGATCGTTATGGAAACAGGGGGCATGAAAGGCCGTAAAAAAGAAATGCTTAGAGAAGAAGTGCACGACAAACTAAAAAATGCTTTCGGTGTAAAATCCATTCATTCGGAATACGGTATGACCGAATTACTTTCTCAGGCCTATGCTCAAACCGATGGGCTTTTTCAATCTGCCCCAAGTATGCGTATTTTACTACGCGATGTAAACGATCCTTTCAGCTATTTACCGAGTTTCCAATTGGGCGATGGGCCAAAGCATAAACGCAACCAAACCGGTGGCATCAATGTATTTGATCTCGCCAATATAGATTCCTGCTGTTTTATAGAAACGCAAGACCTCGGAAGCTACTCCGACGATTATCAGCACTTTAGAGTTGTAGGCCGCTTCGACAATTCCGATATTCGTGGGTGTAATTTGATGGCAATCTCTTAA
- a CDS encoding sensor histidine kinase, producing MASNKMFFNIYQQFSVWRISVIAILLVIGAGVIFYFNLIGKELEDREEVYARLYAESLRFFIEQEVDASCDYTFVSEVVEANKTIPAIVVIDGKPVNYVNVEELADTTKNYSLEERDAILMDRIALMAEEHAPILIEQEGIKLNLYYSSSEVLKQLRFFPYIILTTFLIFGSLAYIAYNSSRRAEQNRVWVGLAKETAHQLGTPISGLLGWIAVLRTQENFDDSIGDEMEKDIHRLETITTRFSNIGSIPSMKEENIGQFVEQTILYLERRISTKIQWTVKNELPPDHMSKINKNLFEWVIENLCKNAVDAMAGVGQLSVHIFEVKDKVFIDLKDSGKGMTKAQQIKVFNPGYSTKKRGWGLGLTLAKRIIETYHKGKLFVKESEPGQGTTFRIII from the coding sequence ATGGCTTCCAACAAAATGTTTTTCAATATTTACCAGCAATTTTCGGTGTGGCGAATCAGCGTCATTGCCATATTGTTGGTTATCGGTGCAGGGGTGATTTTCTATTTCAATTTGATTGGAAAAGAACTGGAAGATCGTGAAGAAGTATACGCCCGACTTTATGCCGAAAGCCTCCGCTTTTTCATCGAACAGGAAGTGGACGCCTCTTGCGACTACACTTTCGTTTCGGAGGTGGTAGAAGCCAACAAAACCATACCCGCCATTGTTGTTATCGACGGAAAACCCGTGAACTACGTGAATGTCGAAGAGCTCGCAGACACCACCAAAAATTACAGCCTCGAAGAAAGGGATGCCATTCTTATGGATCGTATAGCCCTCATGGCCGAAGAACATGCCCCCATTTTGATCGAACAAGAGGGCATTAAACTCAACCTTTATTATTCCAGTTCAGAAGTACTGAAACAGCTCCGCTTCTTTCCCTACATCATCCTGACCACCTTCCTGATATTCGGCTCATTGGCTTACATTGCCTACAACTCTTCGCGAAGAGCAGAACAAAACCGCGTTTGGGTTGGGCTTGCCAAAGAAACGGCCCACCAACTGGGTACGCCGATTTCTGGGCTGTTGGGCTGGATTGCCGTATTGAGAACCCAAGAAAACTTCGACGATTCGATTGGCGATGAAATGGAAAAAGACATTCACCGCTTGGAAACCATTACCACGCGTTTCTCGAATATTGGCTCGATCCCGAGCATGAAAGAGGAAAATATCGGCCAATTCGTTGAACAGACCATCCTCTACCTCGAAAGGCGAATTTCTACAAAAATCCAATGGACTGTAAAAAATGAACTGCCACCCGATCACATGAGCAAAATAAACAAGAATTTGTTTGAATGGGTGATTGAAAACTTATGCAAGAACGCGGTCGATGCAATGGCGGGGGTCGGCCAACTTAGTGTGCATATTTTCGAAGTAAAGGACAAAGTTTTTATCGACCTCAAAGATTCGGGAAAAGGCATGACCAAAGCCCAACAAATCAAGGTTTTCAATCCGGGCTATTCTACCAAAAAGCGTGGTTGGGGACTGGGCCTTACCCTTGCCAAACGCATTATCGAAACGTATCACAAAGGCAAACTGTTCGTCAAAGAGTCGGAGCCCGGGCAAGGCACAACATTCCGGATCATCATTTAG
- the hemA gene encoding glutamyl-tRNA reductase, producing MAEQFKAFSISHKLAPLDLRERIALSEEESKSLLLKIRDVFHLQEALVLSTCNRTEIYYTSLEDQSEALVKLLSAEKGISSEQIMPFVESYTAEQEAVNYLFEVAVGLHSQVVGDLQIPNQIKNAYQWCADMEMAGPFLHRLMHTVFFVNKRVFQETAFRDGAASTSYAAVDTIESFLPLLPDPKILVLGLGEIGQDVVRTLCDKGYTNFVISNRTLTKSQNIADELGLAVMPFEEVREKLSDFDIVISSVRADEPVIDIELVRSLTQKSVKYFIDLSVPRSIARGIEHLPGMVVYDLDDIQKKTNEALEKRMASVADVKRIIVEAEADFADWSDQMVVSPTIQKLKGALETIRKQEMAKYMKSLSEEEAVKMDKITASMMQKVIKLPILQLKAACKRGEAETLIDVLNDLFNLEKVEA from the coding sequence ATGGCAGAACAATTTAAAGCATTTTCGATTTCACATAAACTCGCTCCACTCGATTTGAGAGAGCGGATTGCTCTTTCTGAGGAAGAATCGAAATCCTTGTTGCTCAAAATTCGGGATGTCTTCCACCTTCAAGAAGCTTTGGTGCTTTCAACCTGCAATCGCACAGAGATTTATTACACCTCTCTCGAAGACCAAAGCGAAGCCCTTGTCAAGCTGCTCTCGGCCGAGAAAGGGATTTCTTCAGAGCAAATCATGCCTTTCGTGGAATCGTATACGGCCGAACAGGAAGCAGTGAATTATTTGTTCGAAGTGGCTGTCGGCTTGCATTCTCAAGTGGTAGGGGACTTGCAGATTCCCAATCAAATCAAAAATGCGTATCAGTGGTGTGCCGATATGGAAATGGCCGGGCCTTTTCTCCATCGTCTCATGCATACGGTATTTTTTGTGAATAAACGTGTGTTTCAAGAAACGGCGTTTCGCGACGGAGCAGCCTCAACGAGCTATGCTGCAGTTGATACCATAGAGTCGTTTTTGCCCTTATTGCCGGATCCTAAAATCTTGGTTTTGGGTTTGGGTGAAATCGGGCAAGATGTGGTGCGTACTTTGTGCGATAAAGGCTATACGAATTTTGTGATTTCCAACCGTACATTGACGAAATCGCAGAACATTGCAGATGAACTTGGTTTGGCGGTGATGCCTTTTGAGGAAGTGAGGGAGAAACTGAGCGATTTCGATATCGTAATATCTTCTGTACGTGCCGACGAACCTGTGATCGATATAGAGCTTGTGCGTTCGCTGACGCAGAAGAGCGTAAAATACTTCATTGACTTATCGGTGCCGCGAAGCATTGCCCGTGGAATCGAACACCTGCCGGGTATGGTGGTTTACGATTTGGATGATATCCAAAAGAAAACCAACGAGGCATTGGAAAAACGCATGGCCTCTGTGGCAGATGTGAAAAGAATTATAGTGGAAGCTGAAGCCGATTTTGCAGACTGGTCTGATCAAATGGTGGTTTCGCCAACTATCCAAAAGCTAAAAGGGGCTTTGGAAACGATCCGCAAACAAGAAATGGCGAAATACATGAAAAGCCTTTCTGAAGAAGAAGCGGTAAAGATGGATAAGATCACTGCCAGCATGATGCAAAAGGTGATCAAGCTGCCTATTCTACAACTTAAGGCCGCCTGTAAACGTGGAGAAGCAGAAACCTTGATCGACGTACTCAACGATCTCTTCAATTTAGAAAAGGTAGAGGCCTAA
- a CDS encoding GDSL-type esterase/lipase family protein: protein MRKYMAFGALLVMCIAACSPYKKYAETEEPWEDEVYGLELLDDQETYSDDAVLFIGSSSIRLWKTIKEDMAPYEPIRRGYGGAHFSDLIHFTKRLVYPHHFRALCIFVANDITGGKDDLSVHETMRLFKEVVNTVRVKYPDVPIFPIAVTPTNSRWKVWPTVEKLNAKMASYCQSHANMYFINPGEAYIGEDGKPISALFREDQLHQNEEGYDIWAKYIKAELDRVLK, encoded by the coding sequence ATGCGGAAATATATGGCCTTTGGGGCTTTGCTCGTCATGTGCATTGCGGCCTGCTCGCCCTATAAAAAGTATGCCGAAACCGAAGAACCCTGGGAAGATGAAGTGTATGGCCTTGAGCTGCTCGACGATCAAGAAACGTATTCAGACGATGCCGTGCTTTTTATCGGTAGCTCCAGTATTCGGCTTTGGAAAACCATAAAAGAAGATATGGCACCCTACGAGCCAATTCGACGCGGCTACGGTGGGGCACATTTTTCCGATCTCATCCATTTTACCAAGCGTTTGGTCTATCCCCATCATTTCCGTGCCTTGTGTATTTTTGTAGCCAACGACATTACTGGGGGCAAAGATGACCTTTCTGTTCACGAAACGATGCGTTTGTTCAAAGAAGTGGTGAACACTGTTCGTGTAAAATATCCAGATGTGCCGATTTTCCCTATTGCGGTTACGCCAACCAATAGCCGCTGGAAAGTGTGGCCTACAGTGGAAAAATTGAATGCCAAAATGGCTTCATATTGCCAAAGCCATGCCAACATGTATTTTATCAATCCAGGAGAGGCCTATATCGGAGAAGACGGAAAGCCGATTTCTGCTTTGTTCAGAGAAGATCAGTTGCACCAAAACGAGGAAGGCTATGACATCTGGGCCAAATACATCAAAGCGGAGCTGGATAGAGTATTGAAATAA
- a CDS encoding lactonase family protein: MKKNKIKGLALGLSLLAMYGCTPSGNKEETESETKTETEEVKDIELFVGTYTKRDSKGIYRFTFNPETAETSLVSVTEGIEDPSFLALSPDQKYLYSVSELKTGSVFAYSIGDSSLTEIDNALSGGVHPCHVAVDKTGKWVIAANYSSGSLAVLPVLENGGVGEAVQVIQHEGHGPDKGRQAGPHVHSVNIAPNNKDVFVCDLGIDKIMAYRLDEATGQLTEGNSVDVKPGSGPRHFAFHPNGEYAYLIQEMGNLVTAYKYSDGKLEEIQEVNTLPEGFEERSACADIHISNDGKFLYGSNRFHDSIVIFAIDPETGELNLVSHHSVMGQVPRNFALTPDNKYLLVANQESDDIIVFSRDADTGKITPTGQKIAVSMPVCLIFRK; this comes from the coding sequence ATGAAAAAAAACAAAATAAAAGGACTGGCTTTGGGCTTGTCTTTGCTTGCAATGTACGGATGTACGCCTTCTGGCAATAAAGAAGAAACCGAATCGGAAACCAAAACAGAAACAGAGGAAGTGAAAGACATCGAATTGTTTGTGGGTACATACACCAAGCGTGACAGCAAAGGGATTTACCGTTTCACGTTTAATCCAGAGACGGCCGAAACCAGTTTAGTCTCTGTGACCGAAGGAATCGAAGACCCTTCTTTTCTGGCCTTGTCTCCCGATCAGAAATATTTGTATTCCGTGAGTGAATTGAAAACGGGTTCTGTTTTTGCCTATTCAATTGGCGACAGCAGCCTTACCGAAATCGACAATGCCTTGTCTGGTGGTGTGCACCCTTGTCATGTGGCGGTAGACAAAACAGGCAAATGGGTGATTGCGGCCAATTACTCAAGCGGTAGCTTGGCTGTGCTTCCCGTGCTCGAAAACGGCGGAGTAGGCGAGGCTGTTCAGGTGATTCAGCATGAAGGGCATGGACCAGACAAGGGAAGACAGGCTGGGCCTCATGTGCACTCTGTGAACATTGCTCCGAACAATAAAGATGTGTTTGTTTGCGATTTGGGAATCGATAAAATCATGGCCTACCGTTTGGACGAAGCCACAGGGCAATTGACCGAAGGGAATTCGGTGGATGTGAAGCCGGGTTCTGGGCCAAGGCATTTTGCTTTTCACCCCAATGGCGAGTATGCTTATCTAATTCAGGAAATGGGCAATCTGGTGACGGCCTATAAATACAGCGACGGAAAACTGGAGGAAATCCAGGAAGTAAATACCCTGCCCGAAGGCTTTGAAGAGCGAAGTGCTTGTGCGGATATTCACATCTCGAACGACGGGAAATTCTTGTACGGCTCGAATCGCTTCCACGATTCCATCGTCATTTTTGCCATCGATCCAGAAACGGGAGAATTGAACTTGGTGAGCCACCATTCGGTAATGGGGCAAGTGCCTCGTAATTTTGCTTTGACTCCCGACAATAAATACCTTTTGGTGGCCAATCAGGAGAGCGACGATATCATTGTGTTCAGCCGTGATGCGGATACAGGGAAAATCACACCCACTGGCCAAAAGATTGCCGTTTCTATGCCGGTATGCCTTATTTTTAGAAAATAA
- a CDS encoding PE-PGRS family protein: MFRQFLVLVLAMTCLSCDWFSDPSPNPRNELPSFSSTPTMVPISPGPLNEASGMVSSLNFPGALWLINDSGNNTDVHLLNADGTYMGNVKLINVTNRDWEDIAMGPGPDEGKNYLYVSNTGDNLEVYSDYSILRFPEPQSLGENINPEPIRFVYSDGKSYDTEALFVDPSSLDLYLVTKRQFYAVRLYRIAYPYSILDENVAEFLGTLPLSSITAADISKNGNEILLKDYNAIFYWKRADGESIEDALLRKRDLSLPYSKEVQGESLCFDSNDMGYFTISEKADSVDPITLNYYARESEAVSTGN, encoded by the coding sequence ATGTTCAGACAATTCCTAGTGTTGGTTTTGGCAATGACTTGCCTCTCATGCGACTGGTTTTCCGATCCGAGTCCAAATCCACGTAACGAACTTCCAAGTTTTTCGAGCACGCCTACGATGGTTCCAATCAGTCCGGGACCGCTCAACGAGGCTTCAGGAATGGTTTCTTCCTTGAATTTCCCTGGAGCTTTGTGGTTAATCAACGACAGCGGAAACAATACCGATGTGCACCTGCTCAATGCCGATGGAACTTATATGGGCAATGTGAAATTGATCAATGTAACCAATAGAGATTGGGAAGATATTGCGATGGGACCAGGGCCTGATGAAGGAAAGAATTATTTGTATGTATCGAATACGGGCGATAATCTCGAGGTGTATTCAGATTACAGCATTTTGCGTTTCCCAGAACCCCAATCTTTGGGTGAAAATATAAACCCAGAGCCTATACGTTTTGTGTACAGCGACGGGAAAAGCTACGATACAGAGGCTTTGTTTGTAGATCCCAGTTCTCTTGATTTGTATCTGGTGACCAAGAGGCAGTTTTATGCTGTAAGGCTTTATCGAATTGCTTATCCATACAGTATTCTGGACGAAAACGTGGCCGAGTTTTTGGGTACTTTACCGCTGAGTTCGATTACCGCTGCAGACATCAGTAAAAATGGGAATGAAATTCTGCTCAAAGATTACAATGCCATTTTCTATTGGAAACGAGCAGATGGAGAAAGTATAGAGGATGCTCTTTTGAGAAAGCGAGATTTGTCTCTGCCTTATTCCAAGGAAGTGCAAGGAGAAAGCCTCTGTTTTGACAGCAATGATATGGGATATTTCACGATTTCGGAAAAGGCCGATAGTGTGGACCCCATCACATTGAATTATTATGCTCGCGAAAGCGAGGCTGTATCTACGGGCAATTGA